One genomic region from Kamptonema formosum PCC 6407 encodes:
- a CDS encoding tRNA(His) guanylyltransferase Thg1 family protein: MKFEELDKKLRTFETAHDLCVLPEIFMVARIDGRNFTRLTKEIHKFEAPFDPQFRDYMVATVEHLMNCGFRIVYGYTQSDEISLLLHRNEESFSRKLRKLNSIFAGEASAKLSLLLGSIAAFDCRISQLPTLNLVVDYFRWRNEDAHRNALNAHCYWMLRRSGENAITATEKLDRLSVSDKNELLYQQAKINFNDLPNWQKRGIGLYWESYQKEGISPIAGEKVFAVRRRIKVDMELPMKDDYSEFIHDLVLREHPDIKTVVGNW; this comes from the coding sequence ATGAAGTTTGAAGAGTTAGACAAAAAATTAAGAACTTTCGAGACAGCCCATGATTTGTGTGTCCTACCAGAGATTTTTATGGTAGCTCGCATCGATGGGCGTAACTTTACACGCTTAACGAAGGAAATCCATAAGTTTGAAGCTCCCTTCGATCCTCAATTTCGAGATTATATGGTGGCTACGGTAGAACATCTAATGAATTGTGGTTTTCGTATAGTCTACGGCTACACACAAAGCGATGAAATTTCACTTTTACTACACAGAAATGAAGAGAGTTTTAGTCGCAAGTTGCGAAAGCTAAATTCTATTTTTGCAGGAGAAGCAAGTGCGAAGCTCTCACTATTACTAGGTAGTATCGCTGCATTCGACTGTCGGATTTCCCAACTCCCTACCCTCAATCTGGTAGTGGATTATTTCCGTTGGCGGAATGAAGATGCTCATCGGAATGCTTTAAACGCTCACTGTTACTGGATGCTACGAAGAAGTGGTGAAAATGCTATAACTGCAACTGAAAAACTAGACAGACTTTCTGTTAGCGATAAAAATGAACTACTTTATCAACAAGCTAAAATTAATTTTAACGACCTACCCAACTGGCAAAAGCGTGGCATAGGTTTGTATTGGGAATCGTACCAGAAAGAAGGAATTAGTCCGATCGCAGGAGAGAAAGTATTTGCAGTAAGAAGGCGAATTAAGGTTGATATGGAACTTCCAATGAAAGATGATTATAGCGAATTTATTCACGACCTGGTACTCCGAGAACATCCAGATATAAAAACTGTTGTTGGTAATTGGTAG
- a CDS encoding AAA family ATPase, translating into MQAIIFVGIQASGKSTFYSQRFFQTHIRINLDMLKTRHREKRLLETCLEISQSFVVDNTNPTPEDRKRYIEPSKKQDFHIIGYYFESKIADSIQRNQSRQPEQQVPEKGIRGTHARLVIPKYREGFDKLYYVRLSPEREFAVEEWVNEV; encoded by the coding sequence ATGCAAGCAATCATTTTTGTGGGTATTCAAGCCAGTGGCAAATCAACTTTCTACAGTCAACGCTTTTTTCAGACACACATCCGCATCAACCTAGATATGCTCAAAACTAGGCATCGAGAAAAACGGCTTCTCGAAACTTGTCTTGAGATTTCTCAGTCTTTTGTCGTAGATAATACAAACCCAACACCTGAAGACCGAAAACGCTACATTGAGCCATCAAAGAAACAAGATTTTCACATTATTGGGTATTACTTTGAGTCAAAAATTGCTGATTCCATCCAACGCAACCAAAGCCGTCAACCTGAGCAGCAAGTTCCAGAAAAAGGAATTAGAGGTACACACGCACGATTAGTAATACCCAAGTATAGAGAAGGTTTTGACAAACTTTACTATGTTCGGCTATCTCCAGAACGAGAGTTTGCAGTGGAGGAATGGGTTAATGAAGTTTGA